From Candidatus Zixiibacteriota bacterium, one genomic window encodes:
- a CDS encoding GIY-YIG nuclease family protein translates to MNNVTQPWSVYILQCNDGSYYVGIATDIDDRIKEHNAGQGSEFTKKQRPVYLAYTETHESYASARKREAQLKGWRREKKEWLIRGFPSTRPKDSLRA, encoded by the coding sequence ATGAATAATGTAACTCAACCATGGTCTGTATACATTTTACAATGTAACGACGGTTCATATTATGTCGGCATTGCTACAGACATAGACGATCGTATTAAGGAACATAATGCTGGGCAAGGATCAGAGTTCACAAAGAAGCAAAGACCAGTTTATTTAGCTTATACAGAAACGCACGAAAGCTATGCAAGTGCACGAAAGAGAGAGGCTCAATTGAAAGGCTGGCGTAGAGAAAAGAAAGAATGGTTAATTAGAGGGTTCCCTTCGACTCGTCCAAAGGACTCGCTCAGGGCCTGA
- the tadA gene encoding tRNA adenosine(34) deaminase TadA, with amino-acid sequence MAENQDEKWVRAALQEANLALKKKEVPVGAVVVYQDKVIGRGHNQTETLNDPTAHAEILAIGAAANYLNSWRLSEAVLYVTLEPCAMCAGAIVLARMKKLVFGAFDPKAGACGSLYNLVQDKRLNHQVEVITEVLKEDCSALLQAFFKELREVKDEP; translated from the coding sequence ATGGCAGAGAATCAGGATGAAAAATGGGTGAGGGCAGCTTTGCAGGAGGCAAACTTAGCCCTCAAGAAAAAAGAGGTGCCAGTCGGCGCGGTGGTGGTTTATCAGGACAAGGTCATTGGCAGAGGACATAACCAGACCGAAACGCTGAACGATCCCACTGCTCATGCCGAAATCTTAGCTATTGGAGCAGCAGCCAATTATTTAAACTCCTGGCGCCTTTCAGAAGCGGTCTTATACGTGACCCTGGAACCCTGTGCAATGTGTGCCGGAGCAATAGTGCTGGCAAGGATGAAAAAGTTAGTCTTCGGGGCTTTTGACCCTAAAGCCGGAGCGTGCGGTTCACTCTATAATCTTGTCCAGGACAAAAGACTCAACCATCAGGTAGAGGTCATAACTGAGGTTTTAAAAGAGGATTGTTCAGCTTTACTTCAGGCTTTTTTCAAAGAGTTAAGAGAGGTAAAAGATGAACCATAG